The proteins below come from a single Calditerrivibrio sp. genomic window:
- a CDS encoding class II SORL domain-containing protein — MPIQDLVKTADFKSEKHVPVIECPNGIKKGEYCTIEVSVGKEIAHPNTTEHYIGWISLYFKPASGKPVYNLGRAEFLAHGESIEGANKGPAYTNPVACFKVKLEESGTLVAVSYCNIHGLWESQVDITL, encoded by the coding sequence ATGCCAATTCAAGATTTAGTAAAAACTGCAGATTTTAAGTCGGAAAAACATGTTCCAGTAATCGAATGCCCTAATGGGATTAAAAAGGGGGAATATTGTACGATTGAGGTTTCAGTTGGGAAAGAGATTGCTCATCCAAATACCACAGAACACTACATAGGATGGATAAGTCTTTATTTCAAACCAGCGAGTGGAAAACCCGTTTACAATCTGGGTAGAGCTGAATTCTTGGCTCATGGTGAATCGATTGAAGGTGCAAACAAAGGTCCAGCTTATACGAATCCAGTGGCATGTTTTAAGGTCAAGTTGGAGGAATCAGGTACCCTTGTAGCAGTAAGCTACTGTAATATTCATGGACTCTGGGAAAGCCAGGTGGATATCACATTATAA